The following are encoded together in the Bradysia coprophila strain Holo2 unplaced genomic scaffold, BU_Bcop_v1 contig_94, whole genome shotgun sequence genome:
- the LOC119085284 gene encoding putative inner dynein arm light chain, axonemal codes for MAECMDYSDEQIDETTLVKYNNPVLVIKNPEKQLDTVANLKIQKQEREGRPNSGGITADNRKETEEILNDILPPRCWEEEGQLWSQTVSSVPATRQDVSNLQEMLDTRLQQTQARETGICPVRRELYRQCFDEIIRQVTINCAERGFLLSRIRDEIAMSMEAYETLYCSSAAFGIRKALQSQEGKEQLYQKVLDLQIECDAMRNEIKDMEHKAEQTERRNNEMKLSEERKHAEEVAFLKKTNAQLKSQLEGIIAPKK; via the exons ATGGCTGAGTGTATGGACTACAGCGACGAACAGATTGATGAGACTACATTGGTCAAATACAATAATCCAGTGTTGGTGATAAAAAATCCAGAAAAGCAATTAGACACAGTCGCTAACTTGAAG ATTCAAAAACAAGAGCGTGAAGGGAGGCCAAATTCGGGTGGAATAACAGCTGACAATCGTAAAGAAACTGAAGAGATTTTAAATGACATTCTACCACCGCGATGCTGGGAAGAAGAGGGACAATTATGGTCACAAACG GTTTCGAGTGTGCCTGCCACCCGGCAAGATGTATCGAATTTGCAAGAGATGTTAGACACACGTTTGCAGCAGACTCAGGCGAGAGAAACAGGAATATGTCCTGTACGAAGGGAACTGTACAGACAGTGTTTTG ATGAAATTATCCGCCAAGTAACAATAAACTGTGCCGAACGGGGATTTCTCTTATCTCGTATTCGAGACGAAATAGCCATGTCAATGGAAGCATATGAAACTTTATATTGTAGTTCTGCTGCATTTGGCATTCGAAAAGCGTTACAGTCACAAGAGGGTAAAGAGCAATTATATCAGAAAGTTTTAGATCTTCAG ATTGAATGTGATGCAATGCGAAATGAGATAAAGGATATGGAACATAAAGCTGAGCAGACCGAGCGTCGTAACAATGAGATGAAGCTTTCGGAGGAAAGGAAACACGCTGAAGAGGTCGCATTTTTGAAGAAGACAAACGCTCAGTTGAAG TCTCAACTGGAAGGAATCATTGCTCCGAAGAAATAA